In Alphaproteobacteria bacterium, the genomic window GCATGGGCAAGCGGCGCAATATCGCCCGATACAATATTCAGAACCGGATACCCTTCAACCGGTAGCGCGATTTGTTTTTTCGCGGCGGCCTTTGCAACCTTCACCGCGACATCCGGCATGTTGAGTTGCAAAGCAAGGCCAGCCATTAAACGGAAATCATTTTCCTGTGTCGCATTATTCGCAAAGGCCAGTGCAAAACGCTCCGCGATTTTCTTGGCGCCCACTTCCGCCAATTGCGTGACAATTGCGGTGGTGACAAGACTGTTAAAATACGAAACGGCATCTGATGGTATGGGCGGCGCATTGGCAGAAATCTGGCTGGTGGGATAGAGACGTGCGGCCGCCAATTGTCCGTAATAGGTTGTGCCGAAACTGGCAGCACGGGTGAACCAGCTTTGTGCCTGTTGCGTTTGGCCCAACGCTTCCTCGGCGCGGCCAATCCAATACGCCGCACGCGCAAAGGTGATAGGGGCGGTTGCGTTACCATTCAAGCGCTGGAAATGCCCAAGCGCAGCGGTTGGATTATTGAGATAACGCAGCGCCAGCCAGCCTGCCATGAATTCAGCGTCGGAAAATTCCTGCCCCTTTAATGTGCCATGCTGCGCCGCCATTTGATAAGCTGCGGCATAGCTTCCGGTGGACATCAAATCGCGAATAACCAGATTGCGTTCTTCCCACCATTCATCGGGTCGGCCAAGGCGCGATGAAGCCGCACGCATCATCGCGTAAGCGCCTGCCATGTCGTCATGCTTGCGGCGCCAGCGTGTGCGTTCATACATCAAGCCCGGATCATTTTGCAGATTGCCCGGTACGCGTTCCACCAGCTTGGGCGCTTTGTCGCTATTTTTGGACAATGCAATGCGCGCTTCCGCAAGCGCCTTTAAGCCCGGGCTAATCATTCCATAAAGCCGTTCGGCCTGTTCATATTGCTTTTCCCACAATACGCGGTCGAGGCGGTAAAAGGTATCTGCGCCGGAAAGCTGCTGACCAAAGCGGTTGATGAAGATGCGCTGTTCATCTTCCCCCAGATTATCTTCGCGCCA contains:
- a CDS encoding lytic transglycosylase domain-containing protein, with amino-acid sequence MITASPAFCQWIITCLIAFSCAFLWLTTSITPAFAVAYAGGPSSSIGNSSSSSSGSFSYDGGGLRAALAALDTRSGQEAVRAIQGSNNPLMIDVITGLAMGQDDSPYDFNTAYQFLLNHTYWPESDRKNIAKQAEKKIDGNINPQTLIAFFTAYPAQTGDGFVNYIDALSQTGQSSKIAKAIREHWREDNLGEDEQRIFINRFGQQLSGADTFYRLDRVLWEKQYEQAERLYGMISPGLKALAEARIALSKNSDKAPKLVERVPGNLQNDPGLMYERTRWRRKHDDMAGAYAMMRAASSRLGRPDEWWEERNLVIRDLMSTGSYAAAYQMAAQHGTLKGQEFSDAEFMAGWLALRYLNNPTAALGHFQRLNGNATAPITFARAAYWIGRAEEALGQTQQAQSWFTRAASFGTTYYGQLAAARLYPTSQISANAPPIPSDAVSYFNSLVTTAIVTQLAEVGAKKIAERFALAFANNATQENDFRLMAGLALQLNMPDVAVKVAKAAAKKQIALPVEGYPVLNIVSGDIAPLAHAITRQESQFDARIASSSNAQGLMQLLPSTAKHVANKAGLSVDPTNLYDPETNVALGTAYLQELMGNFDGSLPLTIGSYNAGPGRMRQWLNSSMGDPRGKDVDWVVDWIETIPFNETRNYVQRVLEALQLYRAKLNGGAAILGINRDITG